The Manihot esculenta cultivar AM560-2 chromosome 11, M.esculenta_v8, whole genome shotgun sequence genome includes a region encoding these proteins:
- the LOC110625857 gene encoding probable magnesium transporter NIPA8 isoform X1, translated as MREWIIGAFINLLGSIAINFGTNLLKLGHTERERHSTLDIDGRSGKSHLKPIIYFQTWRVGILFFFLGNCLNFISFGYAAQSLLAALGSVQFVSNIAFACFVLNKMVTVKVLVATAFIVLGNVFLVAFGSHQSPVYTPEQLTEKYSNMTFLFYCMILIVVVALHHYIYRRAEVLIAVSGQDLRSYWQMLLPFSYAVVSGAVGSSSVLFAKSLSNLLRLAMYDGYQLHSWFTYSMLLLFLSTAGFWMTRLNEGLSLFDAILIVPMFQIVWTFFSICTGFVYFQEYQVFDAPRTTMFILGMMCVFIGISLLAPDEPRGGENKDHASLVSVVSSSVTSESDRLINPIEDAQNKDPRSVAPGVGVKVMEMLAKAKTAFSISLGFGEDTINASAVLVMTMVSSKITGFRGSFFHRPKIFSLRNSGWSKISMDEGVKVIEANPVLSNHLREVATMNLRSFP; from the exons ATGCGGGAATGGATCATTGGAGCTTTCATCAATTTATTGGGCAGCATTGCCATCAACTTTGGGACTAACCTTCTTAAGTTGGGTCATACGGAG AGAGAAAGGCATTCTACTCTAGACATAGATGGAAGAAGTGGGAAAAGTCATTTGAAGCCTATCATATACTTTCAGACTTGGAGAGTTG GTattctatttttctttcttggAAATTGCCTTAACTTCATTTCCTTTGGATATGCTGCTCAG TCACTTCTTGCAGCCTTGGGATCAGTTCAGTTTGTATCCAACATTGCATTTGCCTGCTTTGTCCTGAACAAAATGGTGACTGTTAA AGTCCTTGTAGCTACCGCCTTTATTGTTCTAGGGAATGTTTTTCTTGTTGCCTTCGGCAGCCACCAGTCTCCTG TGTACACACCAGAGCAATTGACAGAGAAATATAGCAACAtgacttttcttttttactGTATGATTTTGATCGTAGTTGTGGCCTTGCATCATTACATTTACAG GAGGGCAGAAGTTCTGATTGCTGTTTCTGGACAGGACCTTAGATCTTATTGGCAGATGCTTCTTCCTTTCTCATATGCTGTAGTTTCCGGTGCAGTAGGATCAAGCTCAGTGCTGTTTGCAAAATCTCT ATCTAACCTGCTAAGATTGGCCATGTATGATGGTTATCAGTTGCACAGTTGGTTCACTTACTCCATGCTTCTTTTATTTCTCAGTACAGCTGGGTTTTGG ATGACACGGTTGAATGAAGGATTGTCACTTTTTGATGCAATCCTTATTGTTCCAATGTTTCAGATTGTTTGGACTTTCTTCTCCATTTGTACTGGATTTGTCTACTTTCAGGAATATCAG GTATTTGATGCACCCAGGACAACAATGTTCATACTAGGGATGATGTGTGTCTTCATTGGCATTTCTTTGCTGGCACCTGATGAGCCAAGAG GTGGTGAGAACAAAGATCATGCATCTTTAGTTTCGGTTGTGTCTTCAAGTGTTACAAGTGAATCTGACAG GCTAATCAACCCAATTGAAGATGCACAAAATAAAGACCCAAGATCAGTTGCACCAGGGGTAGGGGTGAAGGTTATGGAGATGTTAGCCAAGGCAAAG ACTGCTTTTTCTATATCACTAGGTTTTGGAGAGGACACAATCAATGCATCTGCAGTTCTTGTGATGACCATGGTTTCATCAAAGATAACAGGTTTCAGAGGAAGTTTTTTCCACCGGCCTAAGATTTTCTCCTTAAGAAATTCTGGTTGGAGTAAGATCTCAATGGATGAAGGTGTAAAAGTGATAGAAGCAAACCCAGTGCTTTCAAACCATTTGAGAGAAGTAGCAACAATGAATCTTAGAAGTTTTCCATga
- the LOC110625806 gene encoding uncharacterized protein LOC110625806: protein MPTLIYQIFSASALISLGVYHLTSTIRNFLKSPQSFSARPHHPLPSSSARLKHLHLYILLLCLLIAFAHQILISSDFDPLLKGHTPVHRFTSLQSAALLFLFVIVSVALLLSESTSLLPLPPDLFFALGSALFFLQYSVSSSAASVQTSDLQAKCDSVSAQISAVVAFLCLILAFQPRMFIADAGLAGAICLQGLWVLQTGLSLYVEVFIPEGCHWLLEMVRGVEGSTKCDLEESRLRAVAILNLLFVVHVTFVVLIVMVTYAVMARTIGIRRLGSYEALPTTASDSNHIQMKAFTGTQA, encoded by the coding sequence atgccaACCCTAATATACCAAATATTCTCTGCCTCAGCTCTCATCTCTCTGGGTGTCTACCATCTCACCTCCACCATCCGCAACTTCCTCAAATCCCCTCAGTCTTTCTCCGCCAGGCCCCATCACCCGCTTCCGTCCTCCTCCGCGCGTCTCAAACACCTCCACCTCTACATCCTCCTCCTCTGTCTCCTCATCGCCTTCGCTCACCAAATCTTAATTTCCTCCGACTTCGATCCTCTCCTCAAAGGCCACACCCCTGTCCACCGCTTCACCTCCCTTCAATCTGCCGCGCTGCTATTCCTCTTTGTTATCGTCTCTGTTGCTCTTCTTCTCTCTGAATCTACTTCTCTTCTTCCTCTCCCTCCCGATCTATTCTTCGCTCTCGGTTCTGCTCTCTTCTTCTTGCAATACTCCGTCTCTTCCTCTGCTGCTTCCGTTCAGACCTCTGATCTCCAAGCCAAATGCGACTCTGTTTCTGCTCAAATTTCTGCTGTCGTTGCTTTCCTCTGCTTGATTCTTGCCTTCCAGCCAAGGATGTTTATTGCTGATGCTGGATTGGCTGGCGCCATTTGCTTACAGGGGCTTTGGGTTCTTCAGACTGGGCTTTCGCTTTATGTCGAAGTGTTTATTCCTGAGGGTTGTCATTGGTTGCTTGAAATGGTCAGGGGCGTTGAGGGTTCAACAAAGTGTGATCTGGAGGAGTCTAGGTTGAGGGCGGTAGCTATTTTGAATCTGTTGTTTGTGGTTCATGTCACGTTTGTGGTTCTCATTGTTATGGTTACATACGCTGTTATGGCTAGGACTATTGGGATCAGAAGATTGGGGTCATACGAGGCTTTGCCTACTACTGCTTCTGATTCTAATCATATTCAGATGAAGGCCTTCACTGGCACCCAGGCTTGA
- the LOC110625858 gene encoding protein SRC2 homolog yields MDLKSLELKLMYCKDLQAFNFFQKLLVYVLVSLESDDPDKKINQNQKQKTPTDAEGDGNPEWNHEMYFDLSKVSFVNCDHLFIHFDLCHEGLLFGDKTIGEVRVPLKCLIQDSSEIVRFVNYQVRSPDGQPNGFLNFSYTVHAKAEISGYSAVVHHQHQSPESLSPEIHHYPSPQFETYPAAQVWYPSHDYPPAPHAYYHPPPMPLPPPPPPPFPLLNHPPPPLPPHPHGICYHPPGFQPWTPTGRYDVHSVLRNWRSTGRESQSYWHSYWNRR; encoded by the coding sequence ATGGATTTGAAGTCTCTGGAGCTCAAACTCATGTATTGCAAAGATCTGCAAGCGtttaattttttccagaaaCTCCTGGTGTACGTTCTTGTTTCACTCGAGAGTGATGACCCTGACAAGAAAATAAACCAGAACCAGAAACAGAAAACACCCACAGATGCAGAAGGAGATGGGAATCCTGAGTGGAATCACGAGATGTATTTTGATCTGAGTAAGGTTTCATTTGTGAATTGTGATCATCTCTTTATTCATTTTGATCTCTGCCATGAAGGACTCTTATTTGGAGATAAAACTATTGGGGAAGTTCGTGTGCCTTTGAAGTGTTTGATTCAAGACAGCAGTGAGATCGTCAGGTTTGTGAATTATCAAGTACGCTCTCCTGATGGACAGCCCAATGGATTTCTGAATTTCTCATATACTGTGCATGCTAAGGCTGAGATCAGTGGCTACTCAGCAGTTGTTCATCATCAGCATCAGTCCCCTGAGAGCTTATCTCCTGAAATTCATCACTATCCATCTCCACAATTTGAAACTTACCCAGCTGCTCAAGTTTGGTACCCATCTCATGATTATCCCCCTGCTCCTCATGCCTATTATCACCCACCACCAATGCCGCTGCCACCTCCGCCGCCGCCACCATTTCCGCTGCTGAACCACCCACCACCACCCCTACCACCACATCCACATGGGATATGTTACCATCCTCCAGGGTTTCAGCCTTGGACGCCCACTGGACGTTATGACGTTCATAGTGTGCTTCGGAACTGGAGATCAACAGGCAGAGAATCCCAGAGTTATTGGCACAGTTATTGGAACAGAAGGTGA
- the LOC110626167 gene encoding uncharacterized protein LOC110626167, producing MAVHPRVNSVIAKRLWNVLRVSFFMIRNKGLVSTRKLVMDMNVMMKRGKLLRKSLSNLLSHHHHARNMARGSYGLQEYEFSCSSSPNPVFFHLPKRKHHYFPCINHPEVIEEEEDDGANKAAALIMVPKTPEYTFNLFHHLDASDFAPGENRSPLPSSFSIRVSDYSSEDDNENDNGINGQVDDEAEEFIRRFYEQLRLQSRMQFLEYQDSN from the coding sequence ATGGCGGTGCATCCGAGGGTGAACTCTGTGATTGCTAAGAGACTATGGAATGTGTTGAGAGTCTCCTTCTTTATGATCAGAAATAAGGGTCTGGTTTCAACGAGGAAGCTGGTGATGGACATGAATGTCATGATGAAGAGAGGGAAACTTTTAAGGAAGTCTTTGAGCAACCTCCTCTCCCACCACCACCACGCAAGAAACATGGCACGCGGTAGCTATGGCTTACAGGAGTATGAGTTCTCTTGCAGCAGCAGCCCAAATCCTGTTTTTTTCCACTTGCCAAAGCGTAAACACCATTACTTCCCTTGCATCAACCACCCTGAGGTcatcgaagaagaagaagacgacgGCGCTAATAAAGCAGCAGCGCTGATTATGGTGCCAAAGACCCCTGAGTATACCTTCAACTTATTTCATCATCTTGATGCCTCAGACTTCGCTCCGGGAGAGAATCGTAGCCCTCTTCCTTCATCCTTCTCTATAAGGGTGTCGGATTATTCATCGGAAGATGATAATGAGAATGATAATGGAATCAATGGACAGGTAGATGATGAAGCTGAGGAATTCATTAGAAGGTTTTATGAACAGCTAAGGTTACAAAGTCGGATGCAGTTTCTGGAATATCAGGACAGCAACTAA
- the LOC110625971 gene encoding DNA cross-link repair protein SNM1 yields the protein MGVEIVADDGADHDNSCFDDEWRPALDNELIDEGRESYEIREEDEDGEEEDSFSADFYRCGTDWSCLLPAHEEGKKKLKQANLLSMWGLKEPKPQVLSPPPPKRLKTLSVINPRESVSPNFGKSKNNSTVTPPSSNRPRICPFYKRIPGTPFAVDAFRYGSIQGCSAYFLTHFHFDHYGGLTKGWSHGLIYCTRLTARLLTLCLSVNSSYVHPLDLNTEYVIGGVSVTLLEALHCPGAALIHFRLPTGLCYLHTGDFRASKCMQSYALLLKQKVNVLYLDTTYCNPKYNFPSKEDVLDYVVRVTKDFLKRQPKTLVVVGAYSIGKECVYLAISKALGVKIYASASRRRVLHSFGWSDFSSSLCTQAKDTLLHVLPISSLRFETLKDYLKNFVNQYAAVLAFRPTGWTYSESVGKQLDQIRPISKGNVTIYGVPYSEHSSFSELKEFVKFLKPDKIIPTVNVGNPATRDKMQSYFQEWLKG from the exons ATGGGCGTGGAAATAGTTGCAGACGACGGAGCTGATCATGACAATAGTTGCTTCGACGACGAATGGCGGCCGGCGTTAGACAATGAGCTTATAGACGAGGGGAGGGAAAGTTACGAGATTAGGGAGGAAGACGAAGATGGGGAAGAAGAAGACAGTTTCTCCGCCGATTTCTATCGCTGTGGCACCGATTGGTCGTGCTTGTTGCCGGCTCATGAGGAGGGGAAGAAGAAGCTCAAACAGGCTAATCTATTGTCAATGTGGGGATTGAAGGAGCCCAAGCCCCAAGTTTTATCTCCGCCTCCACCCAAGAGATTGAAGACTCTGTCTGTTATTAACCCTAGGGAATCAGTTTCCCCAAATTTTGGCAAATCAAAGAACAATTCCACAGTAACGCCTCCTAGCAGCAATCGGCCTCGTATTTGTCCCTTCTATAAAAGGATTCCTG GCACACCATTCGCCGTGGATGCTTTTCGTTATGGTTCGATTCAGGGATGCTCTGCCTATTTCCTTACCCATTTCCATTTTGATCACTATGGTGGTCTTACCAAGGGATGGTCTCACGGCCTTATTTACTGCACGCGTCTCACTGCTCGCCTCCTTACGCTCTGCCTCTCCGTTAATTCATC ATATGTTCACCCTTTGGACCTCAATACTGAGTATGTTATTGGAGGAGTTAGTGTAACGTTACTAGAAGCTCTTCACTGCCCAGGTGCAGCTTTGATTCACTTTCGTCTTCCCACTGGTCTTTGCTACTTGCACACTGGAGATTTCCGGGCTTCCAAGTGCATGCAGTCTTATGCGCTTCTTCTAAAACAGAAAGTCAATGTACTTTACCTGGATACAacttactgcaacccaaaataCAA TTTCCCTTCAAAGGAAGATGTATTAGATTATGTTGTTAGAGTTACTAAAGACTTCCTCAAAAGGCAACCCAAAACCCTTGTTGTTGTTGGGGCATACAGCATTGGAAAAGAATGTGTTTATCTTGCCATTTCCAAAGCATTAGGG GTTAAAATTTATGCTAGTGCTTCAAGGAGGCGGGTTCTGCATTCTTTTGGTTGGTCTGATTTTTCAAGTAGTCTATGTACACAAGCAAAGGACACACTTCTACACGTGCTTCCCATATCTTCCCTACGATTTGAG ACATTAAAAGATTATTTGAAGAACTTTGTAAATCAGTATGCAGCAGTTTTGGCATTTCGCCCAACAG GCTGGACTTACTCTGAGAGTGTAGGCAAACAGCTTGATCAAATTAGACCCATTTCTAAAGGCAATGTCACAATTTATG GGGTTCCATACAGTGAGCACTCTAGCTTCTCAGAACTGAAGGAGTTTGTTAAG TTCTTGAAGCCAGATAAGATAATTCCTACTGTCAATGTTGGGAATCCTGCAACTCGAGACAAGATGCAATCTTATTTCCAGGAATGGCTAAAAGGCTAA
- the LOC110626886 gene encoding ATP-dependent DNA helicase At3g02060, chloroplastic produces MASVDISTPLIFKLSSSPKLWKLFSVKFPCQYSRNYKPKVAFSLNNVVSARAASISSPTTFGINTTTDLGQRREKIDTEQDPISILNERIRRDYRKREASSRPVMDSKEADKYIQMVKDQQQRGLQKLKGEREAKDGGVFSYKVDPYSLSTGDYVVHKKVGIGRFVGIKFDVPKGSNESIEYLFIEYADGMAKLPVKQASRMLYRYNLPNENKRPRTLSKLNDTSAWERRKTKGKIAIQKMVVDLMELYLHRLRQKRPPYPKSPAMAEFAAQFSYEPTPDQKQAFMDVERDLTERETPMDRLICGDVGFGKTEVALRAIFCVIAAGKQAMVLAPTIVLAKQHFEVISERFSRYPNIKVGLLSRFQTKVEKEKYLDMIKHGDLDIIVGTHSLLGSRVVYNNLGLLVVDEEQRFGVKQKEKIASFKTSVDVLTLSATPIPRTLYLALTGFRDASLISTPPPERVPIKTYLSAYSKEKVISAIKYELDRSGQVFYVLPRIKGLEEVMDFLEQAFPNVEIAIAHGKQYSKQLEDTMEKFAQGEIKILICTNIVESGLDIQNANTIIIQDVQQFGLAQLYQLRGRVGRADKEAYAHLFYPDKSLLSDQALERLKALEECKELGQGFQLAERDMGIRGFGTIFGEQQTGDVGNVGIDLFFEMLFESLSKVEEHRVISVPYQSVQIDLNINPHLPSEYINHLDNPMEIISEAENAAEKDIWSLMQFTESLRSQYGKEPYSMEILLKKLYVRRTAADLGITRIYTSGKIVCMKTNMSKKVFKLMIDSMASDVHRNSLVFDGDQIKAELLLELPREQLLNWIFQCLAELHASLPALIKY; encoded by the exons ATGGCTTCTGTTGACATTTCCACTCCTCTTATTTTCAAACTCTCCTCCTCTCCTAAGCTTTGGAAGCTATTCAGTGTTAAATTCCCTTGTCAGTACAGTCGCAATTACAAGCCTAAGGTTGCATTTTCCCTCAATAATGTCGTCTCCGCTCGAGCTGCTTCAATTTCCAGTCCCACCACATTTGGCATTAATACTACCACCGATTTGGGGCAACGGAGGGAAAAGATTGATACCGAGCAGGACCCCATTTCCATCCTTAACGAGAGGATTCGCCGCGACTATCGCAAGAGAGAGGCCTCATCCAGACCTGTAATGGACTCGAAAGAGGCTGATAAGTATATACAGATGGTGAAGGACCAGCAGCAGAGGGGATTGCAGAAGCTGAAAGGAGAAAGGGAAGCAAAAGATGGGGGCGTTTTCAGTTACAAGGTGGACCCCTATTCGCTTAGTACTGGGGATTATGTAGTGCATAAGAAAGTGGGCATTGGGAGATTCGTTGGAATTAAGTTCGATGTTCCAAAGGGTTCTAATGAGTCTATTGAGTATTTGTTTATTGAATATGCGGATGGCATGGCAAAACTTCCTGTTAAGCAGGCTTCTCGCATGCTTTATCGTTATAATCT TCCAAATGAAAACAAAAGGCCCCGGACATTGAGCAAACTCAATGATACTAGTGCGTGGGAGAGGAGAAAGACAAAAGGAAAGATTGCTATACAGAAAATGGTTGTTGACTTAATGGAGCTGTATTTACATAGGCTGAGGCAAAAAAGACCTCCCTACCCAAAGAGTCCTGCAATGGCTGAATTTGCTGCACAATTTTCTTATGAACCCACACCAGATCAGAAGCAG GCTTTCATGGATGTTGAGAGGGATTTGACTGAGAGAGAGACTCCAATGGATCGATTAATCTGTGGAGATGTTGGATTTGGTAAAACAGAAGTTGCTTTACGTGCCATCTTTTGTGTGATTGCAGCAGGAAAGCAAGCTATGGTCTTAGCACCAACAATCGTTTTAGCCAAACAACATTTTGAAGTTATTTCAGAAAGGTTCTCCAGGTATCCTAACATCAAGGTTGGACTTCTGAGTCGGTTTCAG ACTAAAGTGGAGAAGGAGAAGTATTTGGACATGATTAAACATGGTGATTTGGACATCATTGTGGGGACTCACTCACTTCTTGGAAGTCGTGTTGTGTATAATAATCTAGGGCTCCTTGTGGTTGATGAAGAACAG AGGTTTGGTGTCAAACAGAAGGAGAAGATTGCTTCTTTCAAGACTTCAGTTGATGTCCTCACACTTTCAGCAACACCTATACCTCGAACACTTTATTTAGCATTAACTGGATTTCGTGATGCAAG tttaatttcaaCTCCTCCACCAGAAAGGGTTCCTATAAAGACCTATCTTTCAGCATACAGTAAAGAGAAGGTAATATCAGCAATCAAATATGAGCTAGACCGCAGTGGCCAAGTATTTTATGTCTTGCCTCGTATTAAAG GGCTTGAAGAAGTGATGGATTTTCTTGAACAGGCATTCCCAAATGTTGAAATAGCTATTGCACATGGGAAG CAATACTCAAAGCAGCTTGAAGACACCATGGAGAAATTTGCACAAGGTGAAATTAAGATTCTCATATGCACAAACATAGTGGAAAGTGGGCTTGACATCCAAAATGCAAACACCATCATAATTCAGGATGTTCAACAATTTGGCCTTGCGCAATTGTATCAG TTGCGTGGAAGAGTGGGCCGCGCTGATAAGGAAGCTTATGCACACTTATTTTACCCTGATAAGTCACTGCTGTCTGATCAAGCATTG GAGAGGCTTAAAGCTCTTGAAGAATGCAAAGAACTTGGCCAAGGTTTCCAACTTGCAGAGAGAGACATGGGTATCAGAGGCTTTGGCACCATCTTTGGTGAGCAACAGACTGGGGATGTTGGGAATGTTGGCATTGACCTCTTCTTTGAAATGCTTTTTGAGAGCTTATCCAAG GTTGAAGAACACCGTGTAATTTCAGTTCCTTACCAGTCTGTACAG ATTGATTTAAATATAAACCCTCATCTCCCTTCTGAGTACATAAATCATCTAGATAACCCCATGGAAATTATTAGTGAAGCTGAGAATGCTGCAGAGAAAGATATCTGGAGTTTGATGCAATTTACAGAGTCTCTGCGCAGCCAATATGGAAAAGAGCCTTATTCTATGGAAATTCTGTTGAAGAAGCTTTATGTTAGGAGAACGGCAGCAGATCTTGGGATAACAAGAATTTATACTTCAGGAAAAATAGTTTGCATGAAAACAAATATGAGTAAAAAGGTTTTCAAGCTGATGATAGATTCAATGGCATCAGATGTCCATCGAAACTCTTTGGTTTTTGATGGAGATCAAATAAAG GCGGAACTTCTTCTGGAGCTACCAAGAGAACAGCTGCTAAACTGGATCTTTCAGTGCTTGGCAGAACTTCACGCTAGCCTTCCGGCCCTTATAAAATATTAG
- the LOC110625857 gene encoding probable magnesium transporter NIPA8 isoform X2 encodes MQRERHSTLDIDGRSGKSHLKPIIYFQTWRVGILFFFLGNCLNFISFGYAAQSLLAALGSVQFVSNIAFACFVLNKMVTVKVLVATAFIVLGNVFLVAFGSHQSPVYTPEQLTEKYSNMTFLFYCMILIVVVALHHYIYRRAEVLIAVSGQDLRSYWQMLLPFSYAVVSGAVGSSSVLFAKSLSNLLRLAMYDGYQLHSWFTYSMLLLFLSTAGFWMTRLNEGLSLFDAILIVPMFQIVWTFFSICTGFVYFQEYQVFDAPRTTMFILGMMCVFIGISLLAPDEPRGGENKDHASLVSVVSSSVTSESDRLINPIEDAQNKDPRSVAPGVGVKVMEMLAKAKTAFSISLGFGEDTINASAVLVMTMVSSKITGFRGSFFHRPKIFSLRNSGWSKISMDEGVKVIEANPVLSNHLREVATMNLRSFP; translated from the exons ATGCAGAGAGAAAGGCATTCTACTCTAGACATAGATGGAAGAAGTGGGAAAAGTCATTTGAAGCCTATCATATACTTTCAGACTTGGAGAGTTG GTattctatttttctttcttggAAATTGCCTTAACTTCATTTCCTTTGGATATGCTGCTCAG TCACTTCTTGCAGCCTTGGGATCAGTTCAGTTTGTATCCAACATTGCATTTGCCTGCTTTGTCCTGAACAAAATGGTGACTGTTAA AGTCCTTGTAGCTACCGCCTTTATTGTTCTAGGGAATGTTTTTCTTGTTGCCTTCGGCAGCCACCAGTCTCCTG TGTACACACCAGAGCAATTGACAGAGAAATATAGCAACAtgacttttcttttttactGTATGATTTTGATCGTAGTTGTGGCCTTGCATCATTACATTTACAG GAGGGCAGAAGTTCTGATTGCTGTTTCTGGACAGGACCTTAGATCTTATTGGCAGATGCTTCTTCCTTTCTCATATGCTGTAGTTTCCGGTGCAGTAGGATCAAGCTCAGTGCTGTTTGCAAAATCTCT ATCTAACCTGCTAAGATTGGCCATGTATGATGGTTATCAGTTGCACAGTTGGTTCACTTACTCCATGCTTCTTTTATTTCTCAGTACAGCTGGGTTTTGG ATGACACGGTTGAATGAAGGATTGTCACTTTTTGATGCAATCCTTATTGTTCCAATGTTTCAGATTGTTTGGACTTTCTTCTCCATTTGTACTGGATTTGTCTACTTTCAGGAATATCAG GTATTTGATGCACCCAGGACAACAATGTTCATACTAGGGATGATGTGTGTCTTCATTGGCATTTCTTTGCTGGCACCTGATGAGCCAAGAG GTGGTGAGAACAAAGATCATGCATCTTTAGTTTCGGTTGTGTCTTCAAGTGTTACAAGTGAATCTGACAG GCTAATCAACCCAATTGAAGATGCACAAAATAAAGACCCAAGATCAGTTGCACCAGGGGTAGGGGTGAAGGTTATGGAGATGTTAGCCAAGGCAAAG ACTGCTTTTTCTATATCACTAGGTTTTGGAGAGGACACAATCAATGCATCTGCAGTTCTTGTGATGACCATGGTTTCATCAAAGATAACAGGTTTCAGAGGAAGTTTTTTCCACCGGCCTAAGATTTTCTCCTTAAGAAATTCTGGTTGGAGTAAGATCTCAATGGATGAAGGTGTAAAAGTGATAGAAGCAAACCCAGTGCTTTCAAACCATTTGAGAGAAGTAGCAACAATGAATCTTAGAAGTTTTCCATga